A window of Chthoniobacterales bacterium contains these coding sequences:
- a CDS encoding cbb3-type cytochrome oxidase assembly protein: protein MSLPVYIMLFAGLVFFAIATVAAFSWAAKAGQFRRPREAALSIFDSAEPVGLATDAFADKRDTRRHRAAGRSLS, encoded by the coding sequence ATGAGCCTTCCGGTTTACATCATGCTGTTCGCCGGGCTTGTTTTTTTCGCCATTGCAACGGTCGCCGCGTTCTCCTGGGCGGCCAAGGCCGGGCAATTCCGCCGGCCCCGTGAGGCCGCGCTTTCGATCTTCGACTCGGCCGAGCCGGTTGGGTTGGCGACCGATGCCTTTGCCGACAAGCGCGACACGCGCCGGCATCGCGCCGCGGGAAGGAGTCTTTCATGA
- a CDS encoding c-type cytochrome, with protein sequence MNRMPAIIIGIFLTFLAAWIGLVAYPYFALGRYLPATDEATGDINPPPLSGLAVQGQKVYASAGCVYCHSQQVRQVGYGSDLARGWGKRPTVARDYMRENPAFLGTMRTGPDLTNIGERQPTETWHHQHLYQPTVVSPGSIMPSFRYLYRTQKIQGQRSANAIDLLPPDNPPDGYEVVPTAEAEALVSYLLSLNRSYPLPEAPEPTK encoded by the coding sequence ATGAACAGGATGCCGGCCATCATCATCGGGATTTTTCTGACCTTCCTTGCGGCGTGGATCGGTCTGGTTGCCTATCCTTATTTCGCACTCGGGCGCTATCTTCCGGCGACCGACGAAGCGACGGGAGATATCAATCCTCCGCCGCTCTCGGGATTGGCGGTGCAAGGCCAGAAAGTTTACGCTTCCGCGGGATGCGTTTACTGTCATAGCCAGCAGGTGCGGCAGGTCGGCTACGGCTCGGACCTCGCGCGCGGATGGGGCAAGCGTCCGACGGTGGCGCGCGATTACATGAGGGAAAACCCCGCGTTTCTCGGCACCATGCGCACCGGGCCCGACCTCACCAACATCGGCGAGCGTCAACCGACCGAGACGTGGCACCACCAGCACCTTTACCAGCCGACGGTGGTCAGCCCCGGTTCCATCATGCCTTCGTTCCGCTACCTTTACCGGACGCAAAAAATCCAGGGTCAGCGCTCGGCCAATGCCATCGACCTGCTCCCGCCGGACAATCCGCCGGACGGGTATGAAGTTGTGCCCACCGCCGAGGCCGAGGCCCTTGTTTCCTATCTGCTTTCGCTCAACCGCAGTTATCCTTTGCCGGAGGCCCCGGAGCCGACGAAATGA
- a CDS encoding c-type cytochrome has translation MALVFWAGAYLAFFSGGFQSNVFDPTQVAWAGGGAGAATKAAPDPMVVGKRLFIANCVACHQATGQGIAGQFPPLVDSEWVLGKDWHGDNHLVSILLHGLQGPIQVKGATYNGAMPPWKQLSDDQIASILTYIRNEWGNSAAPITAEQVAKVRADTAAQAEPYTQAALKQIPAVKFEATAAEPPAGDQAAPPASGSSATPAPGA, from the coding sequence ATGGCTCTCGTTTTCTGGGCCGGCGCCTATCTGGCGTTTTTCAGCGGCGGTTTCCAGTCCAACGTTTTTGATCCCACGCAGGTCGCTTGGGCGGGTGGCGGCGCCGGCGCCGCAACGAAAGCCGCGCCCGATCCGATGGTCGTCGGCAAACGTCTTTTCATTGCGAATTGCGTGGCCTGTCACCAGGCGACGGGGCAGGGCATCGCCGGCCAGTTCCCGCCTTTGGTGGATAGCGAGTGGGTGCTGGGCAAAGATTGGCACGGCGACAACCATCTCGTCAGCATCCTCCTGCACGGACTGCAGGGCCCGATCCAAGTCAAAGGCGCGACTTACAACGGCGCCATGCCGCCGTGGAAGCAGTTGTCGGATGACCAGATCGCTTCGATCCTCACTTATATTCGCAACGAATGGGGCAACAGCGCGGCGCCGATCACCGCGGAGCAAGTGGCGAAAGTGCGCGCGGACACGGCAGCCCAAGCCGAGCCCTACACGCAGGCGGCACTCAAGCAGATTCCCGCCGTCAAATTCGAAGCCACTGCCGCGGAACCTCCCGCGGGAGATCAGGCCGCACCGCCGGCGTCAGGATCTTCCGCCACGCCCGCTCCCGGCGCTTGA